GTTCGCTCACTTGCAGAAGCTGTCTTTCCGGTTCTTCGATAATCGCAAAACAGGTCATTTGATTGGTCATCTTACGAATGATCTGAACGATATCGGCGAGGTTGCTCACCATGGACCCGAAGATGTGTTCATTGCAGTGATGACATTAATCGGATCGTTCTGGCTGATGGCTAACATTAATCTTGAGCTTGCGCTGCTTACCTTTATCATTATCCCAATTATGGCTTGGGTTATTATCGTATTTGGTGGCCGTATGACGAAGACGTATCGAAGACTCTTCGGAGACGTCGGCAATTTCAATGCGCGCATTGAAGACAATGTTGGTGGCATGCGTGTTGTGCAATCATTCGCCAACGAAGAACACGAGAAAGAGCTTTTTGCTGTAGACAATCAGAATTTCCGTAAAACCAAGCTGCTTGCCTACAAAACGATGGCAAAAAGTATCTCGGTCAGTTATATGATGATGCGACTGGTTACGGTATTTGTCATGATCAGCGGGGCTTGGTTTTATATTGACGGCAGAATTAATATGGGTGATTTTATGGCCTTCCTGCTGCTGTCGAATATCTTCTTCCGTCCTATCGAGAAGATTAACGCAGTCATCGAAAGTTATCCAAAGGGCATCGCTGGTTTCAAGCGGTATCTGGAAATCATTGATACAGAACCTGAAATTGCTGATAACAAAAACGCCGTGGAATTCGAAAGTGTGAAGGGCGATATTCGTTTCGAGAACGTCTCGTTCGGATATGAATCGAGTCGGCGTATCTTGAATGATATCAGTCTGACTGTCCGACCTGGGGAAACCGTTGCATTTGTTGGCCCGTCAGGCGCAGGTAAGACAACCATTTGCAGCTTGCTTCCGCGATTCTATGAGGTAGAAGAGGGGCGAATCACTGTAGATGGTGTGGACATTCGGGATGTTAAGCTTCAATCGTTGCGTAAGCATATCGGGATCGTTCAACAGGATGTATTTTTGTTCTCGGGTACCATTAAGGAGAATATTGCTTATGGTGACCTGAGTGCAACGGACGAACAGATTTGGGATGCCGCTCGCCGTGCCTCATTGGAGGAATTGATTCTTACGTTGCCGGACGGCATGGATACGGTCATTGGCGAGCGTGGAGTCAAGCTATCCGGAGGACAGAAGCAACGGTTATCCATTGCTCGTATGTTCTTGAAAAATCCACCCATTCTTATTCTGGATGAGGCAACCTCTGCACTGGACACGGAAACGGAAGCACTTATTCAGCAATCACTCGCTGAATTGTCGGTGGGTAGAACGACACTTGTGATTGCACACCGATTGACAACGATTAAGAATGCGGATCGAATCATCGTAGTGAACACAGATGGCATCGCTGAACAGGGTAACCATGAGGAACTGGTCGCCGCTGGAGGTATATACAGCCGTCTTCATCAGGTGCAATATAGTCACTCTTAATCCATATAAAATGGACTATAGAATGTTTACACTGGCCACTCCGATGACAGAACAACCTTCCGATCATGTTATCCCCAGAAGGCCGCGCATATGCGCGGCTTTTTGGTTTGGATGACTAATGAAGTTATAAATGCTATGCAGAATATAATGTTGACAACGTCCACTAACCTGATTATTATAATGTTGACAATGTCCACTAAAAAGGAGGGTTTGACATCGACTCTCAGTACATAAATCCAGATATTCTGGCTGACATGCGACGTTTTAACCGTTTCTATACCAACATACTTGGTGTACTCGACAAGCATATTCTCGGAACAGGGTATTCCTTTGCTGAAGTACGGGTCATTATTGAGATTGGAATTCGGGGAGAGAGCATCGCGAACAATCTGGTGGATACACTGACCATTGATCGCAGTTACATGAGCCGAATTGTGAACAAGCTATCCAAGGAAGGTCTGCTGGTGAAAGTGAATTCTGCGGCTGACAGCCGGGTCAGTCTGATTCGTCTGACATCCAAGGGTGAGGAACTATATGCCCAATTGAATGATCGATCCGATCAACAGATCCTGAAATTAATGCAAGACCTCAATGAAGAAGAGATTCAAGAGGTATACACCTCCATGATGAACATACAAGAGAAGTTGAACAAGAAGGCAGGAGAGACAACACGATGATACGATTTGAATGTGACTATAACGAAGGTGCGCATGAACGCATTTTACAAAAACTGATGGATACCAACATGGAACAGACAAGCGGGTATGGCACGGATGAGCATTGCGAACGGGCGAGAATGCTTATTCGTCAGGCATGTGACAACGAGCAGGCTGATGTTCATTTCTTGGTTGGCGGTACACAGACGAATACAACAGTGATTGCCTCTATTTTGCGTCCATATCAAGGTGTGATTGCAGCGACATCGGGACACATTGCGGTTCATGAGACTGGAGCTATTGAAGCAACGGGTCATAAGGTACTCACGGTCCCAAGCGAGGACGGAAAGATCACGCCTGAACAGGTTAAGGCAGTCTATGATGCGCACATGAACGAGTCGTCACCGGAACATTGTGTGCAGCCAGGCATGGTCTACATATCTCAGCCAACGGAGAACGGAACGATGTACAGCAAGGCAGAATTGCAAGTATTGCACGCAGTCAGCAGAGCGTGTGGTCTTCCATTTTTCGTGGATGGAGCACGCCTTGGATATGCACTTGCCTCCCGAGATTGCGATATGACACTTGCTGATCTTGCGCGCTTGTGCGATGTATTTTACATCGGCGGAACCAAGATTGGGGCATTGATGGGTGAAGCGGTCGTTATCCTGAATGATGCGCTCAAACCAGATTTTCGTTATATGATCAAACAAAAAGGTGGCCTGCTTGCCAAAGGCAGATTGCTGGGGATTCAATTCGAAACCTTGTTCGAAGACGGCCTGTATCTTGAGATTTCCCATCATGCCGTGGATATGGCGTTGAGAATTCATGATTCACTCGAACAGCAGGGAGTACGCTTCCTGTATGACTCACCAACCAACCAGCAGTTTCCGATTCTGCCCAATCTTTTGCTTGAGAAATTACGGAATGATTATACCTTCTCCTTCTGGGAAAAGGTTGACGATACACACAGTGCGGTGCGCTTTTGTACCAGCTGGGCAACCCGGCAGGAGAATGTGGACGCACTGACTCGTGATATTGCTCAATTATTGCATGAAAAGATCCAGGTTCCGGTGCGCGTCGAAGCATTGGTTTAACTTTGCAAATGTTAATACTGAAAAAGGGCAACCCATCGGGGTTGTCCTTTTTCGTATGTTTTTCCTGAGATAAAGAGTACAGGAAGCCCAATGGGAAGGAATCGCCTTTTCCATTGCATCGTTATGATGGGAATGGCCTGAGAGTGAGAGGATCAGGCAAACAATTAAGACAATCGTTATATCGCTTGCAGCCCGTAATTCGGCATACTAAGAGTATGTTAACAGAGCTAAGCTATTAAAGTTTATTCGAAAAGTTGGGTGATTAAGATGATGAAGTGGTTATCAAACCATGTGAGGCAGATTTTAATTGACAGGCTCGAATCACAGATCAAGTTCGAAGAAAATTCCGTACATCGAGATATATACTTTACATGCTGGTTAGAGCTCGTTACCGAAAAGGTGGAGACATCATCCTCATACAGTACTAATTCTAGGAGTGTGTGAAGGGTGGATGATATGAAATTAGGGACCAGTGAGGGAAGGGTTAGACGTGCATTGAAGGACTTTGCCCGGCGGCTTTTTTAATATTCCAAGAAGTAAATTGACAGTTCTCTTATATTAAAGTTATCATAGATACATTAGATCCTTAATTAAGAAGGAGATTATATTCTATGAATAACGGACATTCATCCGGTCAAACGAACGAATCGTGGAGTGGTCATTCTGCTCCTTTTACAGCGTTACAGGAAACACCTATCTTATCCTTGCTCCAGCCGTCCCATGGAGAACGAATCCTTGATGTGGGTTGCGGTAATGGGGATCTGACAGCCAAAATTGCAGCCGCAGGAGCATTGACAACAGGCATTGATTTTTCAGAGGAGACGATTAGGCAAGCTAAACAGAAATATCCTGATATGAATATCCAAGTCGCTAATGCCTGTCATTATCGGTCTGAAGAATCGTTTGATGCGGTCTTCTCTCATGCCGTTCTGCATTGGATCAAGGATGCCCCAGCTGTAGTACAATCCATATCCTTAGCGCTTAAGACGGGCGGACGGTTCGTGGCTGAGTTTGCTGGAAGTGGTAACACGGCTATATTAATAACAGCGGTAAGGGAAGAACTGCATGCCCGTGGATACGAATGGGAAGGTCGGAATCCATGGTATCACCCTACCATTGGCGAATATGCTAATCTACTGGAGCAAAACGGATTTCGAGTTAGTCTGGTCCAGCATGTTGACCAATTTACCCCGTTCAAGCCAGGTGCCAGAAAGTGGTTGGACAGCTTCGCGGAGTATTTATTCAGGGGTATCACACCTGCGGAACAGGATGTTATTATGGAAGCTGTAGAGAAAAAAGTACAGCCACAACTGATGCAGGATGGACAATGGTATCTGGATAGAAGCCGACTGCGAGTGGTAGCTATTAAGGAATCGGGGAATGCGGTGTGAAAGTGGACAAACCCAAGCTTCAGGAGCAGTTGCTCGAACCGGAAACGATTGGTTTTCTCGAATCCAAAGTGGAGTACAAACACAAACTGATTGAGAACATGACATTGGATCAACAGGAAGCGAGTAAGGTGTCCTTTGAAAATGTTGTATTTAGACATGTGACGATCTCGGAGTCTGCCTTGGAACAATTTGAATTCACCGATGTCCGGTTCGAACACTGCGACTTCTCCAATGTCAATCTTTCTGGTGCCTTCATGCACCGGATCGAATGGCATAACTGCAAGTTTGTCGGAACTGATTTTTCCAATTCTCGCTTGCAAAATGTTAGTTTCCTTCATGGTCTAGGGGATTACAGCAATTTCCGTTTTGCCCATCTGAAACAAGTCTCCTTCTCGGAATGTACCTTGATTGGTGCGGACTTTGCCTATCTGGCTCTACAGAAAATGGAGTTCACTCAATGTAACATCGACCAAGCTTCCTTAACGGGGACCAAAATGAAGGATTTGGATCTTAGCGATTGCCAATTTGATTCCTTGGTGTTAACCATGGAAGATCTTAACGGTTGTGTGATCTCACCACATCAAGCCGCCACATTTGTAGGATTAATGGGTTTGATTATCAGATAAATGGCATGATCACATTAACGGGGTTGCCAAGATAGTAGAAGTGTGTATAATTGGAGACACATTAGAATAAAAACAGGTTTTCTAGGGTTCCGCGATGGTTGTGTCGGTCTGGTCCGAGAGAAAACCCGCAACCTGTTGGTTGTGCCACGGAGGGATAAAAGCCTGGGAGATGAACTGCGATATGCAGTTTGTTTCCCGGGCTTTTTTTATTTTTTACGCTAATGTACCCATACTAGGTGTAAAAAAATGAATCAAAGAAAGGGAGTTACAGGAATGAATAAAACGTGGATGTCGGTTGTGATTGCTGCGTTGTTTGAAGTGGGTTGGGTCATTGGATTAAAACATGCCAGCGGGATGCTGGAATGGAGCCTTACACTGGTTGCCATTATGATCAGTTTCAGCTTAATGATTGCAGCTTCGCGTACCTTGCCCGTGGGAACCGTATACGCAGTATTCGTTGGCCTGGGTACTGCTGGAACGGTACTTGCAGAGATTCTTTTGTTTAATGCACATGTCCAAACCGGAAAAATGATACTCATTGGTGTACTTTTACTCGGCGTCATTGGTCTTAAAATGCTAAGTAAAGAGAAGAATAAGGAGGTGCAGCTATAATGAACTGGGTATTTCTTATCTTGGCAGGCGTATTTGAGATGATCGGAGTGCTTATGATAAACAAGTTGCACAAAGACCGTAATTTCATTTCACTGGTATTATTGATAGCCGGGTTTGGATTAAGCTTCCTGTTCCTGTCCCTTGCGATGGAAACACTTCCGATGGGAACAGCATATGCCGTGTGGACGGGAATCGGCGCCTCCGGAGGTGCTATTCTTGGTATGGTGTTTTACGGAGAACCTCGAAATGCCCTAAGAATTTTGTTTATCGCTATGGTGCTCGGATCGGCAGTCGGTCTTAAATTGGTTAGTTAAATAAGTGGAATTAAAAAGATAATGTACAGATTACGTTTTTAATGGTATCCTTATACGTTACGTGTGAAATAAAAGATACGTCTTATTGATAGATGTGCGTAAATGAAGGAGACAACATGACATTTAACGACTTAAATATTATCCCCTCTATTATGGAAGGGTTAAGCAAAGCAAACTATACTAATCCTACCCCTATACAGGAACAGGCCATACCAGCTGTATTAGCTGGCAGAGATCTGCTGGGATGTGCACAGACAGGAACAGGCAAGACGGCAGCATTTTCGGTGCCGATCATTCAATTATTAAGCGAAAGATCCAAAGGACAAGGATCGAAGTCCGCACGACATATTCGCTCATTGATTTTAACACCTACACGAGAACTCGCTATTCAGATCGCGGATAACATCAAGGTATATAGTCGGTATACTGACATTCGTTGTACGGCTATCGTTGGTGGTGTTTCGCAAAAAGTGCAAGAGCGGGCGCTGAATCAAGGTGCAGATATTATTATCGCAACGCCGGGCAGATTGAACGATCTGATTAACCAGAGACGTATTGATCTGAAGATGGTTGAGATCCTCGTTCTGGATGAAGCAGACCGGATGTTGGACATGGGCTTTATTCATGATGTGAAAAGAATTATCGCCAAGATGCCGAACAAGAAGCAAACCCTGTTCTTCTCAGCTACCATGCCTCCTGAAATCACCAAAATGGTTAAAACCCTGCTGGTTGATCCAGTCAAAGTAGAAATCACACCCGTATCTTCTACAGTAGACCGCATTGAGCAGTCTATATACTTGCTGGAGAATGGCAAAAAGCAGCAAATGTTGAATCAGATTCTGGAGGATAAATCCATCGTCACGGCATTGGTGTTCACACGCACGAAGCGCGGGGCTGACCGGGTTACACGTGATTTGGCCAAAGTGAATGTTACGGCACAGGCCATTCATGGCAACAAGTCTCAGAACGAGCGTCAACGGGCACTGAACAATTTCAAGAGTGGGGCTACCCGAGTACTGGTGGCGACGGATATCGCGGCAAGAGGAATTGATGTGGAGGAACTGTCACATGTCATCAACTTTAACCTGCCTAACATTCCGGAAACGTATGTTCACCGAATTGGACGTACAGGTCGTGCAGGGAAAAGCGGGATGGCGATCTCATTCTGTGAGAAGGATGAACTTCCGTTCCTGAAGGATATCGAGAAAGTAATCAAGAAGACGATTCCTGAAGTGAAAGGTCATCCATATCCGATGACAGGTGTTCCTGTGTTTGAAAAAACGAACAAAGCACCGGGCAGTAAACCTGCCTTTAACAAATCAGCTGCGGGCAAACCTGCCAAATCCAAGGCTAACCCGGCACGCAAGCCCAAATCCGAGTGGTTTGCCAAGAGTGGCAAAACGACCGGTAGTCGTTCAAACGACGGTAGATCCAATGGCAGTCGATCAAACAGCAGTAGCAATAGATCGAACAGCAGTAGCAGTAAATCAAATAATGGCTCATTCAGCCGCAGCAGCAAAACAAGGAATGACAGAGCCAATTAAGACCTAAATAAACCCAGATAAAACCTTCTCCATTCTTATGGAGGAGGTTTTTATTAGGTGTAGAGAGCTTATTTACATACGAACTTACATTCGGTATCATTATATTGTCCACTGGTGAAAGGGAGGTACTGACTTGAAGGATACGATAATTAAATACAGTTTGAACAAGAAAGGTGCGATCAAGGATTATCCATTTGGACCTGATCCAGTCGTGATCAAGGTTGCAGGTAAGATGTTCGCGCTTATTTTTGAAAACAAAGAAAAGAACTGTCGCTTGAACTTAAAATGTGACCCGAATATTGCAGAGAATCTAAGAGAGCAGCATGAAGCGGTTCAACCAGGATATCATATGAACAAAAAACACTGGAATACCATTACGCTGGATGGTTCCATGTCAGATGAGGATGTCTACGTCATGATCGATCACTCTTATGATATGGTTATCCAATCCCTTCCGAAAAGGGTTCGGGAATCTCTGGTCGAATCGTGAGGCATTTCGTAGATATCAAGGCCAATGGTCTGCTCGCTAAGTAGATTGAATATTATATGGAAATGAAGACATACATGAGATCCGTGTGGGATCGTTACCTTCATGATCAACGCTGCATCCCTTGTCATCAATGCCTTGATCGGTATAGGCAAGTTAATCCTGGGGTTATATCTCCTTTCCGGATGGTTCATTACGAATGCTGTGTATTATCTGATTCTGTGTGTAGCCAAAGGACAGGTCCTTCATCAGTATAAAGTTGCCAAAGGAATAGCGTCTCCCCGAAACAGATATTCGTTGGAGCTTGCGGTGTATAAGCGTGGAGGTCTTTTGCTGTGTTTACTGGGTGTGTCTTATTCAATCGTCTGCCTGCGAATGTATCTGATTGGCGATGCCTTCATATATAGCGGCGGCATTGTATACATCGTAGCTGCAGTCGCTTTTACCAAACTGGCTTTTGCCATACAGGGTACCTGGGCTAACCGTCAACTCCATAACCCGATTATATCTACATTGAAAATGATTAACTTCACCGATGCCATGGTGTCCATTGTCGTGACTCAAGCGACACTGCTTACCATGCAAGCTTCACCTCTTGCATTAAAAACCAGTAGCCTGTTTGGCATGGGGTGCAGCGTTTTATTTTGTCTGATGGGGGTCTGGATGATGTTCCACAAGACAAATCAGTCCAGTATGGAGCAGGAGAATGGAAACGACGATAAGTAAGATAAAAGAGGAAGATTATCATCCAAGTCTGAGTCTGAGATTGCTGGAACTCATCGGTAATCATAATAAGGAGTGATATCTATGGATCAACAACAACAACTTGCCATGGTACAACAAATGCGTCAAAATGCCGTCGGTACAGATGCAGCTCTGCAACCCAGTTCCACGTATGCTGTCACCGTAGAAGAAGTCATGATTCCTACGACGAAAGGTGATACGCGTGTACTTGTGTATACTCCGGATCGGGATCATTCCGTACCTCTGCCGGTCTTCTTCAATATGCATGGGGGTGGTTTTATCCTCGGACAAGCAGAGATGGATGATCCATGGTGTCGTCTGATTGCTGATCGTGCTGATTGTGTGGTCATGAATATCGATTACCGTCTTGCACCAGAGCACAAATTTCCAACCGCAGTTCATGAATGTTACGACGTTGTTAAGTGGGTCCACGGCAATCCGGAATCCTTCTCGGTGAACCCGTCTCTATTCGCCATTGGTGGGCATAGTGCTGGGGGTAATCTTGCTGCAGCAGTGTGTTTACTGAATCAGCAACGTGGAAGCAAGCTGCCGATTGTACTCCAGGTTATCGATTATGCCGTATTGGATGTGGCTACAGATCCGGCCGAGAAACCGAGTTATGAAGAAGCCATTCCAGCCGATATCGCCAGAACGTTCAATGCCATGTACCTTAAAACGCCAGAAGATGCCCATGATCCATTAGCATCGCCTGTTCTTGCGACATCATTCCAGGGTCTTCCGGAAGCGTTGATCATTACCGCCGAGAATGATTCACTGGCCCAATAAGCAAGAACATATGCAGCAAGGCTGGAAGATAGCGGTGTGAAGGTGACTCTTAAAGAGTATGAGGGAGCTGCTCATGGATTTACGCACTTTGGCGATCTTCAGATGGCTGAGGATGCCTGGTACCGAATGAGTGACAAGATCAGAGAAGCATTTTCCAAATAAAGTACATCAAAATGACGTGTAGAAAGAACTAAGAAGTGGTTAGATATCATTTGAGCAAGTTGTTTAAAAAGTTACCTTGAAGTCGCCTAATGGCGGCTTTTTTTGGCTCAGTAATCTGATTGCTTCAATCGCTTGGTGAAACCAAGCTTCTGATCTTGCGGATGTGTTAATAAACTGGATAAGGAGCCTTCTTGAGATTATAACGATATCGTTAAGGGTAAGAGTTGTTAATTAGAGGAAATAATAACCGATACCAGGAGGTTTATGATGAACCAATATAACAGTCCATCCGATATCGCCATTCTGGGCATGGGAACGGCTCTACCTGCTTACCCCGTAGCACAGTCAGATATTGCAGAACTAATCGCTTCTTCTCTTCAGGATCGGCCAGATTTGGCCCGTTTTGCCAGGCGAATATTCAAGTCCTGTGGTGTTGAAACTCGATATACCGTAGAACCGAGCTATCTGGGTTCACTCCAAGAATGCCGTTATCTGCCCTCTGAGGGCAGATCAGACGTCCCTACAACCGAAGAAAGAATGAATACATACAAGCGAGAGGCGCTTCCGCTTGGGATCGAGGCGGCCGAGAAAGCCCTGAAGGATTCAGGCGTATCTCCCAAGAGCATCACGCATATTATCACGGTCAGCTGCACCGGTCAATATCTGCCAGGTCTTGATGTAATGCTCATCCGTCACTTGGGTCTGTCTGACCGTGTTAACCGACTGCCGCTGATCTTTCAGGGTTGTGCCGCAGGGTTGAAAGCCATTCAGATGGCACGAGATGTCGTGCAGGGTGCTGCGGGATCACAGGTACTTGTGGTCTGTGTAGAGTTGTGCACAATACATTTTCAGCCGGTGCAAGATCGGGAAGCGCTGTTTGCGGCTTCATTCTTCGGAGACGCTGCTTCTTCCTGTGTAGTGGGTACACCAGAACCTCAGCACAAGAATTATTTGAGCCTGGGTACGGGTTATTCTGTGCTTCTTCCGGATTCAACTGAAGATATGACTTGGGAGGTTGGGAACCTGGGGTATGACCTGTATCTATCACCTCGTATTCCGAAGCTGCTCGGTGTTCATCTGGAAGAGGAACTTCGTCTTTTATTGCAAAGTGAACAGCTTCCTGAACTGTGGGCCATTCATCCGGGAGGACGCGGGATTGTGGACACTGTGCAGAATGTAATGAAGCTGAGAGATGAACAAACGAAGTATAGCAGGGAGATCCTTAGAACGTATGGTAACCTGTCTTCCAACACGATCCTGTTTGTACTGAATGCGATGCGTGAGGACATGAAGGCGCAGGGTCAATCCTCCACAGATGGGGTAGCCATGGCATTTGGTCCGGGACTCACCGCAGAGTTGATGAAATTCACTTATGTACCCTCATTATCTTCAGTGATGGAGGACCACGAACATGTCTTTCTTTAGAACATTGTCTTTTCGGGCCAAGGAAGAGGAACTGATGGATGACTTCTCTATGGGAGGGGAGGAGCTGCGTGAAGCACTCAGACATCTGAGACGTCTTAACAAAATATTCGCAGCACCCGGCCCAACGCTGGCTGGTGTAGAGAAGTTATGGAAATCTGTCGGCAGGCCAAATAAACTGTCTCTTCTAGATGTGGGGGCAGGTTCAGGGGATGTGAACCAGAAACTGCTGCAATGGGCAGATCGCCAGGGCATTCAGTTGAAAATTACATTGGTTGATCTGACGGAAGAGGCGTGTGAGGAAGCAAGACAACTATTCCGTGACGAACCCCGAGTCCGGGTACAACGCGCCGATCTTACACAACTGCCGGATGCTTCCGCAGATATTGTGACAGGTTCCCAGTTTGTGCATCATTTTGACGGAGATCAGTTGGTTGATATGGTTTCTCATATGCTGCGAGCATCGAGATATGGTGTCGTCATTAATGATATTCACCGCCATCCGGTATCCTATAAAGCGGTCTGGATTACAACACGAATGATCTCGCGCAATCGGTACATTCGTCATGATGGGCCTCTTTCCGTAGCCAAAGGCTTTACAGGCAGGGATTGGAAGGAACTGAAACAACGGCTAAATCATGATACGATGACTTATGAATGGAAGCCTTTATTCCGTTACTCTGTTGTCATTCCCACGAAAGGCAGGTGATCTTACGTGTCGATATCGATAGATGTAATTGTCATCGGAGCCGGAATTGCCGGGAGTACGTGTGCGATGCAACTGGCAGGAAAAGGTCATCGGACCCTTTTGCTGGATCGCCAAGAGTTCCCTCGGCACAAAACCTGCGGTGAGTTCATGTCACCCGAAACCAAGGAGATGCTGGAGGTTCTGGACATTCACCTTCTGGACCAGACGAAGAAACCCAGCACTATGGATCATGCCAAAATCGTTATGCCACAAGGCGGAGTGATCGAAGCACCGCTGCCGGGATTCGCATATGGCATAAGTCGATATGAGCTGGACCAGATTTTG
The window above is part of the Paenibacillus sp. 1781tsa1 genome. Proteins encoded here:
- a CDS encoding ABC transporter ATP-binding protein, translated to MIRRFFSYYRPYKKLFLIDFGCAVLAGLLELAFPLAVSKFINELLPGQDWPLILLACIVLLSIYALNTVLNYVVTYWGHMLGINIETNMREKMFAHLQKLSFRFFDNRKTGHLIGHLTNDLNDIGEVAHHGPEDVFIAVMTLIGSFWLMANINLELALLTFIIIPIMAWVIIVFGGRMTKTYRRLFGDVGNFNARIEDNVGGMRVVQSFANEEHEKELFAVDNQNFRKTKLLAYKTMAKSISVSYMMMRLVTVFVMISGAWFYIDGRINMGDFMAFLLLSNIFFRPIEKINAVIESYPKGIAGFKRYLEIIDTEPEIADNKNAVEFESVKGDIRFENVSFGYESSRRILNDISLTVRPGETVAFVGPSGAGKTTICSLLPRFYEVEEGRITVDGVDIRDVKLQSLRKHIGIVQQDVFLFSGTIKENIAYGDLSATDEQIWDAARRASLEELILTLPDGMDTVIGERGVKLSGGQKQRLSIARMFLKNPPILILDEATSALDTETEALIQQSLAELSVGRTTLVIAHRLTTIKNADRIIVVNTDGIAEQGNHEELVAAGGIYSRLHQVQYSHS
- a CDS encoding MarR family winged helix-turn-helix transcriptional regulator — its product is MRRFNRFYTNILGVLDKHILGTGYSFAEVRVIIEIGIRGESIANNLVDTLTIDRSYMSRIVNKLSKEGLLVKVNSAADSRVSLIRLTSKGEELYAQLNDRSDQQILKLMQDLNEEEIQEVYTSMMNIQEKLNKKAGETTR
- a CDS encoding low specificity L-threonine aldolase, with the protein product MIRFECDYNEGAHERILQKLMDTNMEQTSGYGTDEHCERARMLIRQACDNEQADVHFLVGGTQTNTTVIASILRPYQGVIAATSGHIAVHETGAIEATGHKVLTVPSEDGKITPEQVKAVYDAHMNESSPEHCVQPGMVYISQPTENGTMYSKAELQVLHAVSRACGLPFFVDGARLGYALASRDCDMTLADLARLCDVFYIGGTKIGALMGEAVVILNDALKPDFRYMIKQKGGLLAKGRLLGIQFETLFEDGLYLEISHHAVDMALRIHDSLEQQGVRFLYDSPTNQQFPILPNLLLEKLRNDYTFSFWEKVDDTHSAVRFCTSWATRQENVDALTRDIAQLLHEKIQVPVRVEALV
- a CDS encoding class I SAM-dependent methyltransferase; this translates as MNNGHSSGQTNESWSGHSAPFTALQETPILSLLQPSHGERILDVGCGNGDLTAKIAAAGALTTGIDFSEETIRQAKQKYPDMNIQVANACHYRSEESFDAVFSHAVLHWIKDAPAVVQSISLALKTGGRFVAEFAGSGNTAILITAVREELHARGYEWEGRNPWYHPTIGEYANLLEQNGFRVSLVQHVDQFTPFKPGARKWLDSFAEYLFRGITPAEQDVIMEAVEKKVQPQLMQDGQWYLDRSRLRVVAIKESGNAV
- a CDS encoding pentapeptide repeat-containing protein, giving the protein MKVDKPKLQEQLLEPETIGFLESKVEYKHKLIENMTLDQQEASKVSFENVVFRHVTISESALEQFEFTDVRFEHCDFSNVNLSGAFMHRIEWHNCKFVGTDFSNSRLQNVSFLHGLGDYSNFRFAHLKQVSFSECTLIGADFAYLALQKMEFTQCNIDQASLTGTKMKDLDLSDCQFDSLVLTMEDLNGCVISPHQAATFVGLMGLIIR
- a CDS encoding multidrug efflux SMR transporter — its product is MNKTWMSVVIAALFEVGWVIGLKHASGMLEWSLTLVAIMISFSLMIAASRTLPVGTVYAVFVGLGTAGTVLAEILLFNAHVQTGKMILIGVLLLGVIGLKMLSKEKNKEVQL
- a CDS encoding multidrug efflux SMR transporter produces the protein MNWVFLILAGVFEMIGVLMINKLHKDRNFISLVLLIAGFGLSFLFLSLAMETLPMGTAYAVWTGIGASGGAILGMVFYGEPRNALRILFIAMVLGSAVGLKLVS
- a CDS encoding DEAD/DEAH box helicase translates to MTFNDLNIIPSIMEGLSKANYTNPTPIQEQAIPAVLAGRDLLGCAQTGTGKTAAFSVPIIQLLSERSKGQGSKSARHIRSLILTPTRELAIQIADNIKVYSRYTDIRCTAIVGGVSQKVQERALNQGADIIIATPGRLNDLINQRRIDLKMVEILVLDEADRMLDMGFIHDVKRIIAKMPNKKQTLFFSATMPPEITKMVKTLLVDPVKVEITPVSSTVDRIEQSIYLLENGKKQQMLNQILEDKSIVTALVFTRTKRGADRVTRDLAKVNVTAQAIHGNKSQNERQRALNNFKSGATRVLVATDIAARGIDVEELSHVINFNLPNIPETYVHRIGRTGRAGKSGMAISFCEKDELPFLKDIEKVIKKTIPEVKGHPYPMTGVPVFEKTNKAPGSKPAFNKSAAGKPAKSKANPARKPKSEWFAKSGKTTGSRSNDGRSNGSRSNSSSNRSNSSSSKSNNGSFSRSSKTRNDRAN
- a CDS encoding MmcQ/YjbR family DNA-binding protein translates to MKDTIIKYSLNKKGAIKDYPFGPDPVVIKVAGKMFALIFENKEKNCRLNLKCDPNIAENLREQHEAVQPGYHMNKKHWNTITLDGSMSDEDVYVMIDHSYDMVIQSLPKRVRESLVES
- a CDS encoding alpha/beta hydrolase, which translates into the protein MDQQQQLAMVQQMRQNAVGTDAALQPSSTYAVTVEEVMIPTTKGDTRVLVYTPDRDHSVPLPVFFNMHGGGFILGQAEMDDPWCRLIADRADCVVMNIDYRLAPEHKFPTAVHECYDVVKWVHGNPESFSVNPSLFAIGGHSAGGNLAAAVCLLNQQRGSKLPIVLQVIDYAVLDVATDPAEKPSYEEAIPADIARTFNAMYLKTPEDAHDPLASPVLATSFQGLPEALIITAENDSLAQ
- a CDS encoding type III polyketide synthase; the encoded protein is MNQYNSPSDIAILGMGTALPAYPVAQSDIAELIASSLQDRPDLARFARRIFKSCGVETRYTVEPSYLGSLQECRYLPSEGRSDVPTTEERMNTYKREALPLGIEAAEKALKDSGVSPKSITHIITVSCTGQYLPGLDVMLIRHLGLSDRVNRLPLIFQGCAAGLKAIQMARDVVQGAAGSQVLVVCVELCTIHFQPVQDREALFAASFFGDAASSCVVGTPEPQHKNYLSLGTGYSVLLPDSTEDMTWEVGNLGYDLYLSPRIPKLLGVHLEEELRLLLQSEQLPELWAIHPGGRGIVDTVQNVMKLRDEQTKYSREILRTYGNLSSNTILFVLNAMREDMKAQGQSSTDGVAMAFGPGLTAELMKFTYVPSLSSVMEDHEHVFL